From the genome of Loxodonta africana isolate mLoxAfr1 chromosome 4, mLoxAfr1.hap2, whole genome shotgun sequence:
TCTACAGGAATTAAATACGATATTTACATCAATATTTCAAGTTTCCTGGCTGATGCCATAACTAGGCAATTAAttaaattttggttttgtttttagaatTAATGATGATGACAGTCAATTAGTATCTCCTCCACAGAATCCCCAGGGTTCTATACCTAAAATCGCAGTAGTCCTCGTTGTTTGTACAGTGATCTGTTATCTTTAAAAACagattttcctttgtgtcttttatAGCTTTATTCTGAACTGCCTGATCTGCTCCCTACAGCCTAATTATGAGTAAATATCCTCTTCTTTACTGAAGAAGATAAATCTATGGTGGTGTGGAAACAAAACCATTTTTCTTCAAAACAGAATCAGACAATCTAGAGAATGACCagatttcttatttaaaaatctaatttttttttattctggatAAATTAGTTTTCTAGATTTTATTTAGGCTATTGGACCGGACTAGATATTCACTTTTGATAAGAAGGAAATTTTTAGACAAATGTGTTTGAAAATGCTTCCAACTTTATGCTGTTTGACTAGAGAAAATGTGAACCAATGTTTCTatttgttattaaatgtttcTGGACTTTCATGTCAACAAGTTCCCCTTTGAGAGTGGGGAAACAAAGCAAGAGTGAGAAAGCAAAGCAAAATTATGGGTTAGAGAGAAAGAAATATTTCATTGCAACAATCATTCCTTTTACCTTTTAGGttaatgaaacaaaagaaaaatttcacAATATGTCAGCAAACAAAACTCATGCAGAGTTCGTGGAAAGTAAGTATTTTCAGTATTCTGTTGCTTTGTGTACAAAGTAATTACCACAGAGTCCGTTTTATTCTGAAAATATCACCAGAAGATTCAACCAATTGAATTCATATTtagaaacaaaaagaatatttgtgCCACTCGTACACGTATCTACATATCTGGACATACCTGAAAGGATGTCTGAATTTGTTGATTAGAACAACAATATGAACAataattttcatttatatttgaCTAGGacattttcatttatatttattaaagGCTTGGGTATTTTCATATCACTAAGTGTAAAATAGTATTTCTTACTTTGGTAAAGTTTAAGTTGAAGTAAAGCTTTCATTGTTAAAGCTATTCATGAAGTTGAAAGTGAAACTAATTGTGTGAAATAATTCCAAATCTCACATATAATTTCAATTTAATATTTGTATACTAATTTTGAAATACACACTGAACTAAAATTAAGGAAAGTTTGTTCCATTAAAATTTTTAACTGCCAATACCAAGGAATACAAAGATTAAACCAGAAATATATCATGAGTATGCAaccattttttacatttttactgAAAGAGACTGAGCAGAAAATTCTGTTAACAATACATATATTTTACATTACCTGAAAAGTATGTTTATTTTGTGGTGGATTCAGTAAGTTTGCAGGAATCATTTCTCAGCATCTTGGACAAATCTTTAAACCAGGCAAATTTGCAGATGCTTATACAGGAAATGAAAGGGCCGTTCTCCGCAAAGTAAAGGAGATCTGAggggaaaatttagaaaattcttATCCAGAGAAAGAGGAGTGATAATAATGAAGTCTGGGTTCTGACTGCTGTGTGAAACAGTTAAAGTCATAGGAGCAAAAATCGTATGCATTTCAATTGAGTTACTTgattttccatatatatatttttaatctgtattcatttatgcttttttaaatttagaattaattatccatttttttctcttccccagATTGGATGGAGTTCAGAAGGAATTTAACCATGAGAAATCATACAATGGTGATAACATTTATTCTTCAAGGTCTGACTGATGATCCAAATTGGCAAATAGtgattttcctttttctatttctaacatatttattgagtgtcattGGAAATCTGACCATTATCCTGCTCACTCTACTGGATTCCCACCTCAAAacacctatgtatttcttccttagGAATTTTTCATTCTTAGAAATCTCAATGACTTCAGTCTGTATACCTAGACATCTGTTCAGCATAATGACTATGGATAAAACGATTTCCTATGATGCTTGTGTGACACAATTATTTTTTGCCATCTTCTTGGGCGCATCAGAGTTTTTCCTGTTGgcagccatgtcctatgaccgctatgtggccatctgccaaCCCCTTCACTATGCAACAATCATGAGCAGCAGAGTCTGCACCCGGCTGGTCGTTACCTCCTGGGTGGCTGGGTTGTTAACAATCTCTCCTGCGCTCATTATGGGCCTAGGATTGGAGTTCTGTGATGCCAATGTTATTGACCACTTTTTGTGTGACTACGCTCCTGTCCTGAAACTCTCCTGCACTGACACACGGGTCATTGAATTGCTAAGTTTTATCTTAGCAATTTTCACACTGCTGATTACATTTGCTCTGGTGATACTCTCCTATGCAAATATTGTAAGAACTATTCTGAAGATCCCTTCTgcccagcagaggaagaaggcttTTTCCACCTGCTCCTCGCATATGATTGTTGTCTCTATCTCTTATGGCAGCTgcatttttatgtatataaaaccttctGCAGAGGACAGGGTAGCTTTAAACAAGGGAGTAGCCGTGCTCAACACTTCAGTTGCCCCTGTCCTAAATCCTTTTATATACACCCtaagaaacaaacaagcaaaacaagCCTTGAGGGACATCATTAAAAAATGCATCTTTATTATCTCAAAATAGAATCTTTGACTTTTATAAAACCTTTTTTAGAATAAAAATAGCTTGCAAtagctaaccaaaaccaaaccaaatctgttgccttagggttgactcagactcatggtgaccctataggatagagtagaactggcctatagggtttctaaggagtggctggtagattaaaactgcagacctttggttaccagacatagctcttaaacagtgtGCCATGAAATTGCAGCCTATATTGATTACCCTTTTAACATATGCATCTATTCAATTTTTGTACTCTGATAATGATTGGAAACCTTAGtgacgtagtgattaagagctacagctggtaacagaaaggtcagcagtttgaatccaccaggggttccctggaaaccctatggagcagttctactctgtcgtataaggtcactatggattagaatcgactcgactgcaaagaatttgtttttttggttttgataatgattgaaaaaccaaccaaaatttctgactcatggtgacccactaGGACAGAGTGAAAATGTCTTCTagagtttacaaggctgtaaatctttacagaaacagactcccatatctctctcccatggagcagctggtgtgttcaaaccactgaccatgtggttagcagcaagcgttttaaccactgtgccatcagagttcCTGTCAGTGATTGAAGTCATGCACGAATAGCCACTGTGTATTCAATCTggctttttatcctttttttttttttaagatttatttatttttttaatcgtGCTCAAGTTCGTTTCTAAcacctcaagttagtttctcatacaaaaatctatacagGTGTTGTTAtttgacactagttgcaatccgtgtaatgtgacagcacact
Proteins encoded in this window:
- the LOC100655230 gene encoding olfactory receptor 6C74-like, with amino-acid sequence MEFRRNLTMRNHTMVITFILQGLTDDPNWQIVIFLFLFLTYLLSVIGNLTIILLTLLDSHLKTPMYFFLRNFSFLEISMTSVCIPRHLFSIMTMDKTISYDACVTQLFFAIFLGASEFFLLAAMSYDRYVAICQPLHYATIMSSRVCTRLVVTSWVAGLLTISPALIMGLGLEFCDANVIDHFLCDYAPVLKLSCTDTRVIELLSFILAIFTLLITFALVILSYANIVRTILKIPSAQQRKKAFSTCSSHMIVVSISYGSCIFMYIKPSAEDRVALNKGVAVLNTSVAPVLNPFIYTLRNKQAKQALRDIIKKCIFIISK